The following proteins are encoded in a genomic region of Variovorax paradoxus:
- a CDS encoding glutathione S-transferase family protein has product MTITITAFERSPDGGKGLARDTRVRWALEEAGLPYEVRLVSFRAMKEAAHLALNPFGQIPTYEEGDLALFETGSIVLHIAERHPGLLPADGNARARAITWMFAALNTVELPILELVTAKLAEGDRPWKAERMPLVEDRVRARLNQLAARLGDEDWLDGGFSAGDLLMASVLLRLRPSGLLNEFPSLAAYVARGEARAAYQRAFTAQLAINAAPLPAG; this is encoded by the coding sequence ATGACCATCACCATCACCGCCTTCGAACGGTCGCCCGACGGCGGCAAAGGACTGGCGCGCGATACGCGCGTGCGTTGGGCGCTGGAGGAAGCCGGCCTGCCCTACGAAGTGCGGCTGGTGTCCTTCCGCGCGATGAAAGAGGCCGCGCATCTGGCGCTGAATCCCTTCGGCCAGATCCCCACCTACGAGGAAGGCGACCTCGCGCTGTTCGAGACCGGCTCCATCGTGCTGCACATCGCCGAGCGCCACCCGGGCCTGCTTCCCGCCGATGGCAACGCAAGGGCGCGCGCCATCACGTGGATGTTCGCGGCGCTGAATACGGTCGAGCTTCCTATTCTCGAACTCGTCACCGCCAAGCTGGCGGAGGGCGACAGGCCCTGGAAGGCCGAGCGCATGCCTCTCGTCGAAGACCGGGTGCGCGCCCGGCTGAACCAGTTGGCGGCCCGCCTCGGCGATGAAGACTGGCTGGACGGCGGCTTCAGCGCGGGCGACCTGCTGATGGCGTCGGTGCTGCTGCGGCTCCGACCATCCGGGCTGCTGAACGAGTTCCCCAGCCTGGCCGCCTATGTCGCCCGCGGTGAAGCGCGGGCGGCCTACCAGCGGGCGTTCACCGCACAACTGGCGATCAACGCCGCGCCATTGCCGGCAGGCTGA
- a CDS encoding dihydrofolate reductase family protein — protein MTRLLVRSFGVSLDGFAAGPNQSLENPLGVRGPELMDWFFPTRVWQQMQKTGEANGETGIDNEIAEQGFAEMGAWILGRNMFGPVRSPWPDENWKGWWGEEPPYHVPVFVLTHHARAPLTMQGGTTFHFVTGGIHDALAQAQAAAGGRDVRIGGGVATVREYLKAGLIDELHLAVRPVLLGQGEALFAGLDLPALGYSCERLVAGERATHVFLRRNAP, from the coding sequence ATGACCCGATTGCTCGTGCGCAGCTTCGGCGTGTCGCTCGACGGCTTCGCCGCCGGCCCGAACCAGAGCCTGGAGAACCCACTGGGCGTTCGCGGTCCCGAACTCATGGATTGGTTCTTTCCCACCCGTGTCTGGCAGCAGATGCAGAAGACGGGCGAGGCCAACGGCGAGACCGGCATCGACAACGAGATCGCCGAACAAGGCTTCGCCGAGATGGGTGCCTGGATCCTCGGGCGCAACATGTTCGGGCCGGTGCGCAGTCCCTGGCCCGACGAGAACTGGAAAGGCTGGTGGGGTGAGGAGCCCCCTTACCACGTACCGGTCTTCGTGCTGACCCACCATGCCCGCGCGCCGCTGACTATGCAAGGTGGCACCACCTTCCACTTCGTCACCGGCGGCATCCACGATGCGCTGGCGCAGGCGCAGGCCGCCGCGGGCGGACGCGACGTGCGCATAGGCGGCGGCGTGGCTACCGTGCGCGAATATTTGAAGGCCGGGCTGATCGACGAACTGCACCTGGCCGTGCGGCCGGTGCTGCTAGGTCAGGGCGAGGCGCTGTTTGCAGGCCTGGACCTGCCGGCACTGGGCTACAGCTGCGAGCGGTTGGTAGCAGGCGAGCGCGCCACGCATGTGTTCCTGCGCCGCAACGCGCCTTGA
- a CDS encoding acyltransferase family protein, with product MTTEKKSSDREATATSYNAEKAPPRIDFIDTLRGLAVLLVLWDHLVGHYLMKSHLSWWPHSVIHMYVNVPLGIIQDFGWFGVCLFFLVSGYVITHVAQRETVRQFTIRRLLRIYPPLALAILLAMLLAPGSGESVVGDWSKVLWGMTLLNYLIVPQNVVLGVGWTLVIEMLFYSLVALQTLWFRSRPRMSVFLNLAVCAATIACCRKLGDSFFLLAASIAFIPYLVLGQIFYLRSRGIVGNRFLMTAVVTAFAVAQYGIREIHTDFLPLNNSYLLSFVVAMGVFVIAMLVNLRPSRAILFSAQISYSLYLVHGPVGFAALGLSMRWGAPYSIALCLAIAAVFGVAYALHRLVERPSRRLARQWTESRAPKVPQGKAPVLSP from the coding sequence TTGACGACGGAGAAGAAGTCTTCCGACAGGGAGGCGACGGCGACTTCATACAACGCAGAGAAAGCGCCTCCGCGCATCGACTTCATCGATACGCTCCGAGGCTTGGCCGTGTTGCTGGTTTTGTGGGATCACCTTGTGGGCCACTATTTGATGAAGAGTCATCTGTCCTGGTGGCCGCACTCGGTGATTCACATGTACGTGAACGTGCCGCTGGGCATCATTCAGGATTTCGGCTGGTTCGGCGTATGCCTTTTCTTCCTTGTCAGCGGCTATGTGATCACGCATGTGGCACAACGCGAAACGGTTCGTCAGTTCACCATTCGTCGCCTCCTTCGGATCTATCCACCGCTGGCGTTGGCGATCCTTCTCGCAATGCTGCTTGCACCGGGGTCCGGTGAGTCCGTCGTCGGAGATTGGAGCAAAGTGTTGTGGGGGATGACGCTGCTCAACTATTTGATCGTGCCGCAGAACGTGGTGCTGGGCGTTGGCTGGACACTTGTGATCGAGATGCTTTTCTACTCGCTCGTGGCCCTTCAGACACTCTGGTTTCGAAGCCGTCCCCGCATGTCGGTATTTCTCAATCTGGCTGTCTGTGCTGCAACGATCGCGTGCTGCCGGAAATTGGGCGACAGTTTCTTCCTGCTGGCAGCTTCGATTGCCTTCATTCCATATTTGGTCCTAGGTCAGATTTTTTATCTTCGATCACGTGGCATCGTGGGGAACAGATTCTTGATGACGGCTGTTGTCACCGCTTTCGCCGTCGCTCAATATGGCATCCGGGAAATTCACACAGACTTTCTTCCGCTGAACAACTCTTATCTGCTCTCGTTCGTTGTGGCGATGGGCGTGTTCGTGATTGCCATGCTGGTCAATCTCAGACCATCGCGAGCGATCCTGTTCAGCGCGCAGATCAGCTATTCGCTCTACTTGGTGCATGGGCCAGTGGGCTTTGCAGCCTTAGGGCTTTCGATGCGCTGGGGTGCCCCTTACTCGATTGCCCTGTGTCTGGCTATTGCTGCGGTCTTTGGTGTGGCATATGCATTGCATCGATTGGTCGAGCGACCATCACGAAGGCTTGCCCGGCAGTGGACTGAATCCAGGGCACCCAAAGTTCCTCAGGGAAAGGCCCCCGTTCTATCGCCGTAA
- the tnpC gene encoding IS66 family transposase, translated as MPIQAGVPSPATASITAEELAGLIAERDALAGALRVATTERDLALERLKALQRQLFAAKSEARGTDQKDLFLNEAEALAPTDQTPQAEVEDIDEEESTPVAGHQRKKRGRKPLDPALPRDIVRHELPESERVCAHDGHALVEIGAEVSEQMDVIPEQVRVLQHHRIKYACPCCDQSLKVAPVPARIIPRGLLTEEAQAWVITGKYQFGMPLYRTAVLLRRFGGDIASNTLASGIVRIGQAVQPVINLLRDHLLDSDLIYGDETHVQVLKEPGRKAQTKSFMWAQMNGTGPPVRLFAYAPGRGAVHAEKLYAGIRPGTTLITDGYEVYNGIAKAGGLTHLGCWVHARRPFIKAEEATPKAARSPDQLATRFVRLIGKLYRAESLARDWTPARRLRMRSRYSAAVVREIERLLLTHLHAVAPSSLLGEALHYLHGQWPKLVRFLDNGTWPLDSNPVENAIRPFVVGRRSWLFADTVGGANASANLYSLIETAKANNVEPYRYLVALFKKLPLAQTVDDYEALLPWNIELGGA; from the coding sequence ATGCCGATCCAAGCGGGCGTGCCGTCGCCTGCCACTGCCTCCATCACCGCTGAAGAACTCGCTGGTCTCATTGCCGAGCGCGACGCGCTGGCCGGTGCGCTTCGGGTGGCGACCACCGAGCGGGACCTGGCCCTGGAGCGTTTGAAGGCGCTGCAGCGCCAGCTCTTCGCCGCCAAGAGCGAAGCCCGCGGCACCGATCAGAAGGACCTGTTCCTGAACGAGGCCGAGGCACTCGCGCCCACCGATCAGACGCCGCAGGCCGAGGTCGAAGACATCGACGAAGAGGAGTCGACGCCGGTCGCCGGTCACCAGCGCAAGAAGCGTGGACGCAAGCCGCTGGATCCGGCGCTGCCGCGCGACATCGTGCGCCACGAGCTGCCCGAGTCCGAGCGTGTGTGCGCTCACGATGGCCACGCATTGGTCGAGATCGGCGCCGAGGTCAGCGAGCAGATGGACGTCATCCCCGAGCAGGTGCGTGTGCTGCAGCATCACCGCATCAAGTACGCCTGTCCCTGCTGCGATCAGAGCCTGAAGGTCGCGCCGGTGCCGGCGCGCATCATCCCGCGAGGCCTCCTCACCGAAGAGGCCCAGGCCTGGGTCATCACCGGCAAGTACCAGTTCGGCATGCCGCTGTACCGCACGGCCGTCTTGCTGCGCCGCTTCGGTGGCGACATCGCGAGCAACACGCTGGCGTCGGGCATCGTGCGCATCGGCCAGGCTGTGCAGCCGGTCATCAACTTGCTGCGCGACCACTTGCTGGACTCGGACCTGATCTACGGCGACGAGACCCACGTCCAGGTACTGAAGGAGCCTGGGCGCAAGGCACAGACGAAGAGCTTCATGTGGGCGCAGATGAATGGCACGGGTCCACCGGTGCGATTGTTCGCCTATGCGCCGGGACGCGGCGCTGTGCACGCCGAGAAGCTGTATGCCGGCATCCGCCCCGGCACCACGCTCATCACTGATGGCTACGAGGTCTACAACGGCATCGCGAAGGCCGGTGGTCTCACGCACCTTGGGTGCTGGGTCCACGCGCGCCGACCGTTCATCAAGGCCGAGGAAGCCACCCCGAAGGCGGCTCGCTCGCCGGATCAGCTCGCGACCCGGTTCGTGCGGCTGATTGGCAAGCTGTACCGTGCCGAGTCCTTGGCCAGGGACTGGACGCCCGCGCGCCGGCTGCGGATGCGTTCGCGCTACAGCGCCGCGGTTGTGCGCGAGATCGAGCGGCTGCTGCTCACGCACCTGCACGCCGTCGCGCCATCGAGCTTGCTGGGCGAGGCACTGCACTACCTGCACGGGCAGTGGCCCAAGCTCGTGCGCTTCCTGGACAACGGCACCTGGCCGCTGGACTCCAACCCGGTGGAGAACGCGATCCGGCCCTTCGTCGTCGGAAGGCGCAGTTGGTTGTTCGCCGACACCGTGGGCGGCGCGAATGCCAGCGCCAACCTGTACTCGCTGATCGAGACAGCCAAGGCCAACAACGTCGAGCCCTACCGATACCTGGTCGCGTTGTTCAAGAAGCTGCCGCTGGCGCAGACGGTCGACGACTACGAGGCGCTGCTGCCCTGGAACATCGAGCTCGGCGGCGCGTAG
- the tnpB gene encoding IS66 family insertion sequence element accessory protein TnpB (TnpB, as the term is used for proteins encoded by IS66 family insertion elements, is considered an accessory protein, since TnpC, encoded by a neighboring gene, is a DDE family transposase.) — MFRFDEGLKVYLHREPVDFRLSINGLAVLVEQALGLDPFASCAYVFSNRRRDRVKILGWERNGFWLLLKRLEKDRFIWPSAEAVPTLTPEQLHWLLEGIDIALVQRHSRLRYASVA, encoded by the coding sequence GTGTTCCGCTTCGACGAAGGGCTGAAGGTCTATCTGCACCGCGAGCCGGTGGACTTCCGGCTGAGCATCAACGGCTTGGCGGTGCTGGTGGAGCAGGCCCTGGGCCTGGACCCGTTCGCCTCGTGCGCCTACGTGTTCAGCAACCGCCGGCGCGACCGGGTCAAGATCCTGGGCTGGGAACGCAACGGCTTCTGGCTGTTGCTCAAGCGCCTGGAGAAGGACAGGTTCATCTGGCCCTCGGCCGAGGCGGTGCCCACGCTGACCCCCGAGCAACTGCACTGGTTGCTCGAGGGCATCGACATCGCGCTGGTGCAACGCCACTCCCGTCTGCGCTATGCCAGCGTGGCTTGA
- the tnpA gene encoding IS66-like element accessory protein TnpA: MTDDLEDLKRRLVVGHKSDGRSVYDEAAKSQLVALCLQPGASVSRLARECGVNANQVGRWLREHGHGGRARKAAASVVPAPAAFVAVAVPPASPIAARSGGDIVAVMDVQAHLPNGVTIDIRGVELRNVGEVIEALGRLRCSASTKG; this comes from the coding sequence ATGACAGACGATTTGGAAGACCTCAAGCGCCGGCTGGTGGTGGGGCACAAGAGCGACGGACGCAGCGTGTACGACGAAGCAGCGAAGTCGCAATTGGTCGCACTGTGCCTGCAGCCAGGCGCCTCGGTGTCGCGCCTGGCGCGCGAGTGCGGCGTCAATGCCAACCAGGTGGGGCGCTGGCTTCGCGAGCATGGCCACGGTGGTCGTGCGCGCAAGGCCGCTGCCAGCGTAGTGCCGGCGCCTGCGGCGTTCGTGGCGGTTGCAGTGCCGCCGGCGTCGCCGATCGCGGCCCGAAGCGGCGGCGACATCGTCGCCGTGATGGACGTGCAGGCACACTTGCCCAACGGCGTGACGATCGACATTCGCGGCGTCGAGCTGCGCAACGTCGGCGAAGTGATCGAGGCGCTCGGGAGGCTGCGGTGTTCCGCTTCGACGAAGGGCTGA
- a CDS encoding YybH family protein, whose translation MIQIATPEEAPGAFEAAWNAHDMNSLGALFHDDATFVNRFGHYVRGAEEIVKLHAPIHATIYSDSTLENDLIDRVAIGDDAAVVHFWSRLAAGAAHPAGPHAVDTLILAVLTRQVGQWRIKALENVTLTNPRTGEAVLRADR comes from the coding sequence ATGATTCAAATAGCAACACCTGAAGAGGCGCCCGGCGCGTTTGAAGCCGCTTGGAATGCCCACGACATGAATTCCCTCGGCGCACTGTTCCATGACGATGCGACATTCGTCAACCGTTTCGGGCACTACGTGCGCGGCGCCGAGGAGATCGTCAAGCTGCATGCGCCCATCCACGCAACCATCTACAGCGATTCCACGCTGGAGAACGACCTGATCGACCGGGTCGCGATCGGCGACGACGCGGCAGTCGTGCACTTCTGGAGCCGCCTCGCTGCCGGTGCGGCTCATCCGGCGGGCCCGCATGCTGTCGACACGTTGATCCTGGCTGTTCTTACACGGCAGGTTGGCCAGTGGCGGATCAAGGCGCTCGAGAACGTCACCCTGACGAATCCTCGAACGGGAGAAGCCGTGTTGAGGGCCGACCGGTGA
- a CDS encoding GNAT family N-acetyltransferase, whose translation MTAWTIVEATQEEVRSGELGRRLRHFNYGFVGEYPESQPVWLSARHEEGRMIGGLRGYVFLFWLHIDVLWVDEAVRATGLGSALLGQAEAKAKTLGAHSAKLDTFEWQAPGFYARRGYREFGRIDNHTDGWYLSFMMKKL comes from the coding sequence ATGACAGCGTGGACCATCGTTGAAGCGACACAAGAAGAGGTGAGGTCGGGCGAACTCGGCCGGCGGCTGCGCCACTTCAACTACGGTTTCGTCGGCGAGTATCCTGAATCGCAGCCGGTGTGGCTCAGCGCCAGGCACGAAGAAGGTCGCATGATCGGTGGGCTCCGCGGATACGTCTTCCTGTTCTGGCTTCACATCGACGTGCTTTGGGTCGATGAGGCGGTCAGGGCGACCGGGCTTGGCAGCGCGCTGCTCGGGCAGGCCGAGGCGAAGGCGAAGACCTTGGGCGCGCACAGCGCCAAGCTCGATACCTTCGAGTGGCAGGCGCCCGGCTTCTATGCAAGGCGCGGCTACCGTGAGTTCGGCCGCATCGACAACCACACCGATGGGTGGTACCTAAGCTTCATGATGAAGAAGCTCTGA
- a CDS encoding alpha/beta fold hydrolase translates to MTASLPLPRRSFLAKAAFGMAAAQLTSMVPAFAQSAGAGSARRLEPLKSIEAGSLDIGYYEAGPANGAPVILLHGWPYDIHMFVDVAPQLAAAGFRVVVPYLRGYGTTRFLSADTPRNGQQSAVAVDIIALMDALKIKTASIAGCDWGARTACIMAALWPERVKALVSVSGYLIGSQQAGKNPLPPEAELQWWYQYYFATERGRAGYEKNRHDFAKLIWQLASPKWNFDAATFERSAVAFENPDHVAITVHNYRWRLGLAEGEAKYQALEDRLAKAPVIGVPTITLEGDANGAPHPEPSAYAKKFSGRYEHRLVSGGIGHNLPQEAPEAFTKAVIDVVRG, encoded by the coding sequence ATGACCGCTTCGCTCCCGTTGCCCCGCCGCTCTTTTCTTGCCAAGGCCGCTTTCGGCATGGCCGCCGCGCAGCTGACGTCGATGGTGCCCGCATTCGCGCAATCCGCAGGCGCAGGCAGCGCCAGGCGCCTCGAGCCGCTCAAGAGCATCGAAGCCGGCAGCCTCGATATCGGCTATTACGAAGCGGGCCCGGCCAACGGAGCGCCGGTGATCCTGCTGCACGGCTGGCCCTACGACATCCACATGTTCGTCGACGTCGCACCGCAGCTTGCGGCCGCGGGCTTTCGCGTGGTCGTGCCGTATCTGCGCGGCTATGGCACCACGCGTTTTCTCTCGGCGGACACGCCGCGTAATGGCCAACAGTCGGCCGTCGCCGTCGACATCATCGCGTTGATGGACGCCTTGAAGATCAAGACGGCCTCCATTGCCGGCTGCGACTGGGGCGCGCGCACGGCCTGCATCATGGCCGCGCTGTGGCCCGAGCGTGTGAAGGCGCTGGTGTCGGTCAGCGGTTACCTCATCGGCAGCCAGCAGGCCGGCAAGAACCCGTTGCCGCCCGAGGCCGAGTTGCAGTGGTGGTATCAGTACTACTTCGCGACCGAGCGCGGCCGCGCCGGCTACGAGAAGAACCGCCATGATTTCGCCAAGCTCATCTGGCAGCTCGCATCGCCCAAATGGAACTTCGATGCGGCCACGTTCGAGCGCAGTGCCGTCGCGTTCGAGAACCCTGACCACGTGGCGATCACCGTTCACAACTACCGCTGGCGCCTCGGCTTGGCCGAAGGCGAAGCGAAGTACCAGGCCCTTGAGGATCGGCTGGCCAAGGCGCCGGTGATTGGCGTGCCCACCATCACGCTCGAAGGCGACGCCAACGGCGCGCCCCACCCCGAACCGAGCGCCTACGCAAAGAAGTTCTCGGGGCGCTACGAGCATCGGCTGGTCAGCGGCGGCATCGGCCACAACCTGCCGCAGGAAGCGCCCGAGGCATTTACCAAGGCGGTGATCGACGTCGTTCGCGGGTGA
- a CDS encoding molybdopterin cofactor-binding domain-containing protein produces MTRRADLPLTRADFLSADGVLLVVRETPPAPPPAKGQPTAVAGNPIEGDEILLAVWDDGSASALNGHVDLGTGIQTALAQIVAEELDLGMPCVRVMLGDTARAPNQGATIASASIQIHSQPLRLAAAQARAWLLARAAERLGATADALQIRNGVVRVADEPDRRVNYADLVAGQRTVLRLDPRAQPKHPADYRIVGTRQPRIDIPAKLAGESVFVHDMRVPGMLHGRVVRPPYAGADHGDFIGNTLESVDESSIAHIPGIRAVVVIRDFVGIVAEREEHAEQALRELRLTWKSWPGMPDLSDLAQALRDNPSTQRVLVNEGDVDGALAAAAQPMHRTYVWPYQMHASIGPSCALAEWQPQDGSGTQLRVWAGSQNPHVLRADLARLMDLDDVQVDVIRMEAAGCYGRNGADDVAADAALLARAVGAPVRVQLTREQEHAWEPKGAAQLMEVDGGLMADGRIAAYDFETSYPSNGAPTLALLLTRTIEPVAQAFEMGDRTARPPYSYDNLRVKVNDMAPIVRASWLRGVSALPSSFAHESYIDELATAAGVDPVQFRLRHLNDPRAVELVQATAQKAGWRMRAGPQENSNGGLGEGGDILFGQGFAYARYIHSKWPGFGAAWAAWVADVEVNRRTGEVHVRRVVVGHDAGLMINPAGVEHQVHGNVIQTTSRALKEEVKFAPPPQQQGAGSTGGAQLLGVLPSGVVASREWGSYPIINFREVPVIEIMHMPRPGEPSLGAGESSSVPGTAAIANAIFDATGVRFREPPFTPEKVLAELNRGLLPPPLGEGGGGGEWRSNGDTAVPPSQPSPGRGRSKTDAPWPQRKGLWATGAALFIGGIGLIAGLLGWRSAVAPISLTAPVYSESTIERGRVLAALGDCAVCHTAPGGAPNAGGRAMETPFGTLYTTNLTPDADTGLGRWSFSAFQRAMREGVSRDGHHLYPAFPYTAFAKTSDDDLQALYAYFMSMPAVRAETPQAELKFPFSMRPLMAGWNALFHDPAPLQPVATQSAEWNRGAYLVNGLGHCGACHTPRNALGAEQGGSAFLSGAMIDGWEAPALTGLSKSAVPWDADELYRYLRQGYTQRHGIAGGPMAEVVRELAQVPDSDVRAMATYLASFNPAPAAEPQAVAQQAVDTSARTQGQLLGPAQRMFDSACASCHHDGDGPTLLGVNTPLALNSNLTSARPDNLLRTILDGVREPANRDIGFMPAFREALDDRQIAELAGYMRARFAPQEPAWADLQAQVARVRAASTQ; encoded by the coding sequence GTGACACGCCGCGCCGATCTGCCGCTGACCCGCGCAGACTTTCTTTCAGCCGACGGCGTGCTGCTGGTGGTACGCGAAACACCGCCCGCACCCCCACCCGCCAAGGGCCAGCCCACAGCCGTGGCGGGCAACCCCATCGAAGGCGACGAGATCCTGCTCGCCGTATGGGACGACGGCAGCGCCTCGGCGCTCAACGGCCACGTCGATCTCGGCACCGGCATCCAGACCGCGCTCGCGCAGATCGTGGCCGAGGAACTCGACCTCGGCATGCCTTGCGTGCGCGTGATGCTCGGCGACACCGCGCGTGCCCCCAACCAGGGCGCGACCATCGCGAGCGCGTCGATCCAGATCCACTCGCAGCCGCTGCGCCTTGCGGCTGCGCAGGCGCGCGCATGGCTGCTCGCACGCGCCGCCGAGCGCCTTGGCGCGACCGCCGACGCGCTGCAGATCCGCAACGGCGTGGTGCGCGTGGCCGACGAACCCGATCGCCGCGTGAACTATGCCGACCTGGTGGCGGGGCAGCGCACTGTGCTGCGGCTCGACCCCCGCGCGCAGCCCAAGCACCCGGCCGACTACCGCATCGTCGGCACGCGTCAGCCGCGCATCGACATTCCCGCCAAGCTCGCGGGAGAAAGCGTGTTCGTGCACGACATGCGTGTGCCCGGCATGCTGCACGGCCGCGTGGTGCGCCCGCCGTATGCCGGTGCGGACCATGGCGATTTCATCGGCAACACACTCGAGTCGGTGGACGAATCGTCCATTGCGCACATTCCCGGCATTCGCGCGGTGGTCGTGATCCGCGACTTCGTCGGCATCGTGGCCGAGCGTGAAGAGCACGCCGAGCAGGCGTTGCGTGAGCTGCGCCTGACATGGAAATCCTGGCCCGGCATGCCGGATCTCTCGGACCTCGCCCAAGCCTTGCGCGACAACCCGTCGACCCAGCGCGTGCTGGTCAACGAAGGCGATGTCGATGGCGCGCTCGCCGCGGCCGCGCAGCCGATGCATCGCACCTATGTGTGGCCGTACCAGATGCACGCGTCCATCGGCCCTTCGTGCGCGCTGGCCGAATGGCAGCCGCAGGACGGCAGCGGTACACAGCTTCGCGTGTGGGCCGGCTCGCAGAACCCGCACGTGCTGCGCGCCGACCTCGCCAGGCTCATGGACCTGGACGACGTGCAGGTCGACGTCATCCGCATGGAAGCCGCGGGCTGCTACGGCCGCAACGGCGCCGACGACGTGGCCGCCGATGCGGCGCTGCTCGCGCGCGCCGTGGGTGCACCGGTGCGCGTGCAGCTCACGCGCGAACAGGAGCATGCCTGGGAGCCCAAGGGCGCCGCGCAGCTCATGGAAGTGGACGGCGGCCTCATGGCCGACGGCCGCATTGCGGCCTACGACTTCGAGACCTCGTATCCATCGAACGGCGCCCCCACGCTCGCGCTGCTGCTCACGCGCACCATCGAGCCGGTGGCGCAGGCCTTCGAGATGGGCGACCGCACGGCGCGCCCGCCGTATAGCTACGACAACCTGCGTGTGAAGGTCAACGACATGGCGCCGATCGTGCGCGCCTCGTGGCTGCGCGGTGTGTCGGCGCTGCCGAGTTCCTTCGCGCACGAGTCGTACATCGACGAGCTCGCCACCGCGGCGGGCGTCGATCCGGTGCAGTTCCGCCTGCGCCACCTGAACGATCCGCGCGCGGTCGAGCTGGTGCAGGCGACCGCGCAGAAGGCGGGCTGGCGTATGCGCGCCGGTCCGCAGGAGAACTCCAATGGCGGGCTGGGCGAGGGCGGCGACATCCTCTTCGGCCAGGGCTTTGCCTACGCGCGCTACATCCACAGCAAGTGGCCGGGCTTCGGCGCCGCCTGGGCCGCGTGGGTGGCTGACGTCGAGGTCAACCGCAGGACGGGCGAAGTGCATGTGCGCCGCGTGGTGGTGGGGCATGACGCGGGACTGATGATCAACCCCGCCGGGGTCGAGCACCAGGTGCACGGCAACGTGATCCAGACCACCAGCCGCGCGCTGAAGGAAGAGGTGAAGTTCGCGCCACCGCCGCAGCAGCAGGGCGCAGGCTCGACGGGTGGCGCGCAGCTGCTGGGCGTGCTGCCTTCGGGCGTGGTCGCGAGCCGCGAATGGGGCAGCTACCCGATCATCAACTTCCGCGAAGTGCCGGTGATCGAAATCATGCACATGCCGCGGCCCGGCGAACCTTCGCTGGGCGCGGGTGAGTCGTCTTCGGTGCCGGGAACGGCGGCGATTGCGAATGCGATCTTCGATGCGACCGGGGTAAGGTTTCGCGAGCCGCCGTTCACGCCGGAAAAGGTGCTTGCGGAGCTGAACCGGGGTTTGCTCCCTCCCCCTCTGGGGGAGGGCGGGGGTGGGGGCGAGTGGCGTTCGAATGGTGACACTGCCGTGCCCCCATCCCAACCTTCCCCCGGAAGGGGAAGGAGCAAAACCGATGCGCCGTGGCCCCAGCGCAAGGGCCTGTGGGCCACCGGCGCCGCCCTCTTCATCGGCGGCATCGGCCTCATCGCCGGCCTGCTCGGCTGGCGCTCCGCCGTCGCTCCCATCTCGTTGACCGCCCCGGTCTACAGCGAGTCCACCATCGAACGCGGCCGCGTGCTCGCCGCACTCGGCGACTGCGCCGTGTGCCACACCGCGCCGGGCGGTGCGCCCAACGCAGGCGGCCGCGCCATGGAAACGCCGTTCGGCACGCTCTACACCACCAATCTCACGCCCGATGCCGACACGGGCCTGGGCCGCTGGTCGTTCAGTGCTTTCCAGCGCGCAATGCGCGAGGGGGTCTCGCGCGACGGCCACCACCTGTATCCGGCCTTTCCGTACACCGCATTTGCCAAGACCAGCGACGACGACCTGCAGGCGCTGTACGCGTACTTCATGTCCATGCCCGCGGTCCGCGCCGAAACGCCCCAGGCCGAGCTGAAGTTTCCGTTCAGCATGCGGCCGTTGATGGCCGGCTGGAATGCGCTCTTTCATGATCCGGCGCCGCTGCAGCCGGTGGCCACGCAAAGCGCGGAGTGGAACCGCGGGGCCTACCTCGTCAACGGCCTGGGCCATTGCGGTGCCTGCCACACGCCGCGCAACGCGCTTGGCGCGGAGCAGGGCGGCAGCGCATTTCTCTCGGGCGCGATGATCGATGGCTGGGAAGCGCCCGCGCTCACCGGCCTGTCGAAATCGGCCGTGCCCTGGGATGCCGACGAGCTCTACCGCTATCTGCGCCAAGGCTACACGCAGCGCCATGGCATTGCGGGCGGCCCCATGGCGGAGGTGGTGCGAGAGCTGGCGCAGGTGCCAGACTCCGACGTGCGCGCGATGGCCACGTATCTCGCCTCGTTCAATCCCGCGCCCGCGGCCGAGCCGCAAGCCGTGGCACAGCAAGCCGTCGACACCTCTGCGCGCACGCAGGGCCAACTGCTCGGCCCCGCGCAGCGCATGTTCGACAGTGCCTGTGCGTCATGCCATCACGACGGCGACGGCCCCACGCTGCTCGGCGTGAACACGCCGCTCGCGCTCAACAGCAACCTCACGAGTGCGCGGCCTGACAACCTGCTGCGCACCATCCTCGACGGCGTGCGCGAACCCGCAAACCGCGACATCGGCTTCATGCCGGCGTTCCGCGAAGCGCTCGACGACCGGCAGATTGCCGAGCTCGCCGGCTACATGCGCGCACGTTTTGCACCCCAGGAGCCGGCATGGGCCGACTTGCAGGCGCAGGTGGCACGCGTGCGGGCGGCATCGACGCAGTAA